A window from Thermoplasma sp. Kam2015 encodes these proteins:
- a CDS encoding ribbon-helix-helix domain-containing protein → MLNKDVKLTLRISEEDINEIDNFLNSYPEFGSRSEFIRHAVMSYISSKRVSVVKDQNQSAFELDLDDNTTNIIKTVIDKGFFKSEKDLISAIVREYVDVFLLDFVKRKSKNMKDLMGELSSFEGVKHSTIERRNGR, encoded by the coding sequence TTGCTCAATAAGGATGTCAAGCTCACATTGCGTATATCTGAGGAAGACATCAATGAGATCGATAATTTTCTGAATTCGTATCCTGAATTTGGAAGCAGATCCGAATTTATAAGGCACGCGGTGATGTCATACATCTCAAGCAAAAGGGTATCCGTGGTAAAGGATCAGAATCAAAGCGCTTTTGAACTGGATCTGGATGATAATACGACCAATATTATAAAGACTGTCATAGATAAAGGCTTCTTCAAATCAGAGAAAGATCTGATAAGTGCCATAGTGAGGGAATATGTGGACGTTTTTCTTCTGGACTTCGTGAAGAGGAAATCGAAGAATATGAAGGATCTTATGGGTGAGCTATCCTCGTTTGAAGGTGTAAAACACAGTACAATCGAGAGGAGAAACGGAAGGTGA